A region from the Pseudomonadota bacterium genome encodes:
- a CDS encoding prolyl oligopeptidase family serine peptidase, which produces MSRTLRAIALLALSLCAHHVGSQTPLSIDGVLDFAHATALTESPVGDRVAWVRNYRGVRNVWVAEGPDWAGRRITEYAADDGQAIDSLAFSPDGAAVLFVRGGRANGNGEFPNPTSDPDGAKRTLWVVPFSDADRLPRALADTGTYEVFPDGERFAYVQGGQIWVAPLAASPPASADELSAPVPDASPDEGAAPEPTQLFSVRRGVAGFTISPDGGRIAFVSNRGDHAFVGVYHLEAESLTWLHPSVDHDTYPVWSPDSTRVAFLRQPHEAQVLPFMPRREGLPWSIHVADVDTGATREIFRASPGPGSALGAGYWFVGDRLWWGADDRILFPWEKTDWLHIWSVSADGGEAVDLTPGEGEVQHAELTPDRRHLLVASNHGDIDRRHLWRSAVGGGAFTPMTEGDGIEWAPRHTAASKTLVFLASGVRDPAHAVAMVSGKRRALAPSSGRAFPAQALVPPQAVSFPAADGMRIPGQLFSPPVSCGDGPHPGLLFFHGGSRRQMMLGFHPSQYYANAYAFNQVMASRCTVVLSVNYRSGIGYGLDFREALDYGARGASEFRDVVGAGLYLAQRADVEASRIGLWGGSYGGYLTALGLARAPDLFAAGVDLHGVHDWNVVIGNFATDYDPQAREAFARVAGLSSPISDLSRWRAPVLLIHGDDDRNVPFSESVSLTESLRRQGTPVELLVFPDEVHGFLLHRNWLAAYEASAKFLGRELAVGER; this is translated from the coding sequence ATGTCCCGCACGCTTCGCGCCATTGCGCTTTTGGCCCTGAGCCTGTGCGCTCACCACGTCGGGAGCCAAACACCGCTTTCCATCGATGGCGTCTTGGATTTCGCTCACGCGACGGCGCTTACGGAATCACCGGTCGGCGATCGCGTCGCGTGGGTGCGCAACTACCGGGGCGTTCGCAACGTGTGGGTGGCCGAGGGACCCGACTGGGCGGGCAGGCGCATCACAGAGTACGCGGCGGACGACGGCCAGGCGATCGATAGCCTCGCCTTCAGCCCGGACGGTGCTGCCGTGCTCTTCGTCAGGGGCGGTCGCGCCAACGGCAACGGCGAGTTCCCCAACCCCACCAGCGATCCCGACGGCGCGAAGCGAACGCTTTGGGTCGTGCCCTTCAGCGACGCCGATCGGTTGCCGCGCGCGTTGGCCGACACGGGCACCTACGAGGTGTTCCCCGACGGCGAACGCTTCGCCTACGTGCAAGGCGGCCAGATCTGGGTGGCGCCGTTGGCGGCGAGCCCCCCGGCTTCGGCCGACGAGCTCTCGGCGCCCGTGCCGGATGCGTCGCCCGATGAGGGTGCTGCGCCCGAGCCCACGCAGCTGTTCTCGGTCCGTCGAGGGGTGGCGGGCTTCACCATCTCGCCGGACGGTGGGCGCATCGCGTTCGTGTCCAATCGCGGTGACCACGCATTCGTCGGTGTCTACCACCTTGAGGCTGAGTCGCTCACCTGGCTACACCCTTCGGTGGACCATGACACCTACCCGGTGTGGTCGCCGGACAGCACCCGGGTCGCGTTCCTGCGCCAGCCCCACGAAGCGCAGGTGCTCCCGTTTATGCCACGACGTGAGGGCTTACCCTGGTCGATCCACGTGGCCGATGTCGACACCGGCGCCACGCGGGAGATCTTTCGCGCCTCCCCTGGGCCTGGCAGCGCCTTAGGCGCGGGCTATTGGTTCGTGGGCGACCGGCTGTGGTGGGGCGCGGACGATCGAATTCTCTTCCCCTGGGAGAAGACTGACTGGCTGCACATCTGGTCCGTGTCGGCCGACGGCGGCGAGGCGGTTGACCTGACCCCGGGGGAGGGGGAGGTACAGCATGCCGAGCTCACGCCCGATCGGCGCCACCTTCTCGTCGCCTCCAACCACGGCGATATCGATCGCCGCCATCTGTGGCGTAGCGCGGTGGGGGGTGGCGCGTTCACGCCGATGACCGAAGGCGACGGCATCGAGTGGGCGCCGCGGCATACGGCCGCCAGTAAGACCCTGGTGTTTCTTGCGTCGGGAGTCCGCGACCCCGCCCATGCCGTGGCGATGGTGAGCGGTAAACGTCGCGCCCTGGCGCCCTCGTCGGGGCGAGCGTTTCCAGCCCAGGCGCTCGTGCCCCCTCAGGCGGTGAGCTTCCCCGCGGCCGATGGCATGCGCATCCCCGGGCAGTTGTTCTCGCCACCTGTTAGCTGCGGCGATGGCCCGCATCCGGGCCTGCTGTTCTTTCACGGCGGCTCGCGTCGACAAATGATGCTGGGCTTTCATCCCAGCCAGTACTACGCGAATGCCTATGCGTTCAATCAGGTGATGGCATCACGTTGTACGGTCGTGCTGTCCGTCAACTACCGCAGTGGGATCGGCTACGGTCTCGACTTCCGGGAAGCGCTCGACTACGGCGCCCGAGGGGCGTCAGAGTTTCGTGACGTCGTAGGTGCCGGGCTGTACCTAGCGCAGCGGGCCGACGTGGAGGCGAGCCGCATCGGTCTGTGGGGCGGGTCCTACGGGGGCTACCTCACCGCCCTGGGGCTTGCGCGCGCGCCCGATCTGTTCGCGGCGGGTGTCGACCTGCATGGCGTGCACGACTGGAACGTGGTGATCGGCAATTTTGCGACGGACTACGATCCGCAGGCGCGCGAGGCGTTTGCGCGCGTGGCAGGCCTTTCTTCACCGATCTCGGATCTCTCGCGCTGGCGGGCGCCCGTGTTGCTCATCCACGGTGATGACGATCGCAATGTGCCGTTCAGCGAGTCCGTGAGCCTGACCGAGTCCTTGCGGCGGCAGGGAACGCCGGTGGAGCTGTTGGTGTTTCCGGACGAGGTGCACGGGTTCTTGCTGCATCGGAACTGGTTGGCGGCGTACGAGGCCTCCGCGAAGTTCTTGGGGAGAGAACTTGCCGTGGGTGAACGCTAG
- a CDS encoding alpha/beta fold hydrolase — MTRRRLAWSGVAAFIALALIVSSLVSLTQARAGLSITRMTVGNTPVRVFQDDRLAESDATPPRVLIAHGFAGSQQLMEPFALSLARQGYLAVTFDFLGHGQHPRPLGGDVTKVEGSTQQLLSQMGTLAAFARTLPPAANGRGDAKVRLGLLGHSMASDVVVRYAQQDPAVDATVAVSMFSPAVTAASPGNLLIIDGEWESFLVQEGERVMGLVSDPQVPEAGVTYGSLRAGDARRLEVAPGVEHVSVLYSAYAHRAAADWFRERWAAPQADAGDADESVAPRGGAIVRLFLGMVLLTWPLAALLPRVVGPSPSVEPVNPAPQGGWRGAAPSVWIPAIATPLLLFWVPANFLGVLVGGYLVVHFAVYGLITWACMHRWPPAPKRALGELLPGRAAIAIVATILWTTGAFAWALDSWFTAFIPTAPRVPLLAAMVIATASYFFADEWLCGHYAVPRGMRLVTRLSFLLSLAIAVALSLNELFFLIIIAALVAFYFLVYGLMNAWINRATGHPLVAAMSSAMAFAWALAVVFPMMTGQ, encoded by the coding sequence ATGACAAGACGCCGTCTTGCCTGGAGTGGGGTAGCGGCGTTCATCGCACTCGCGCTCATCGTCTCCTCGCTAGTCTCGCTGACCCAGGCGAGGGCTGGCCTATCGATCACGCGAATGACGGTTGGCAACACGCCCGTGCGGGTGTTCCAAGATGATCGTCTGGCGGAGAGTGACGCCACGCCACCCAGGGTGTTGATCGCCCACGGCTTTGCCGGTTCACAGCAGCTTATGGAACCCTTCGCCCTTAGCCTCGCGCGCCAAGGCTATCTCGCCGTGACCTTCGATTTCCTCGGTCACGGTCAGCACCCGCGGCCCCTCGGCGGCGATGTCACGAAGGTCGAGGGCTCCACCCAACAGCTGCTGTCGCAAATGGGCACACTCGCGGCATTCGCGCGCACGCTGCCGCCGGCCGCGAATGGTCGTGGTGACGCGAAGGTCCGCCTGGGTCTGCTCGGTCATTCCATGGCCAGTGACGTGGTAGTGCGCTACGCGCAGCAAGATCCGGCCGTCGATGCCACCGTGGCCGTGTCCATGTTCTCACCCGCGGTGACGGCCGCATCGCCCGGCAATCTGCTCATCATCGACGGGGAGTGGGAGTCCTTTCTGGTGCAGGAGGGCGAACGGGTGATGGGCTTGGTGAGCGATCCGCAGGTGCCCGAGGCGGGCGTGACCTACGGCAGCCTGCGCGCTGGTGACGCGCGACGCCTCGAGGTGGCGCCGGGTGTGGAGCACGTGAGCGTCCTGTACAGCGCGTACGCCCACCGTGCCGCGGCCGACTGGTTCCGCGAGCGTTGGGCTGCGCCGCAGGCGGACGCGGGTGATGCTGACGAGTCGGTTGCGCCTCGGGGTGGCGCCATCGTGCGCCTGTTCTTGGGAATGGTCTTGCTCACCTGGCCCCTAGCGGCGTTGCTGCCGCGCGTAGTGGGCCCGTCGCCGTCAGTCGAGCCAGTGAATCCAGCGCCACAAGGGGGATGGCGGGGCGCCGCCCCCAGCGTGTGGATTCCCGCCATCGCTACGCCGCTGCTGCTGTTCTGGGTGCCAGCAAATTTCCTAGGTGTGCTGGTGGGCGGCTATCTCGTAGTGCACTTCGCGGTGTACGGGTTGATCACCTGGGCGTGTATGCACCGTTGGCCGCCGGCGCCGAAGCGGGCGCTCGGCGAGTTGCTGCCGGGCCGCGCGGCGATCGCCATCGTGGCCACCATCCTCTGGACCACCGGCGCCTTCGCCTGGGCGCTCGATAGTTGGTTCACGGCGTTCATTCCCACCGCGCCCCGCGTGCCGCTATTGGCGGCCATGGTGATCGCGACGGCCAGCTACTTCTTCGCTGACGAGTGGCTATGCGGTCACTACGCTGTGCCAAGGGGAATGCGCCTGGTGACCCGACTGAGCTTTCTCCTATCGCTCGCCATCGCCGTCGCGCTGTCCCTGAACGAGCTGTTCTTTCTCATCATTATCGCCGCCCTGGTCGCCTTTTATTTCCTGGTCTACGGCCTGATGAACGCGTGGATCAATCGTGCGACCGGACACCCCCTGGTGGCGGCGATGTCGAGCGCGATGGCGTTCGCCTGGGCCTTGGCGGTGGTGTTTCCGATGATGACGGGTCAGTGA
- a CDS encoding TonB-dependent receptor, producing the protein MRRSGTLVGLVCSGILGGVGAGAQAVDETPVLENIIVTGTKQDTTLQDADVAVTVIGEQALRDARVTDIRRLDDLAPNVQFNDSSPLGAVYVSIRGVESNPFIVNRAAVYIDGIPFRELSNSVLTQLESVEVLRGPQSTLYGANTESGLILINTRPPSDQFESNIAVTGSTFDTGEAFQAEGYLGGPLVKDVLAGSVAARYSDRDYFLENIGATPQGPGQIDELFVQGRLRWTPTDAFTLRATAYVIDTDAPGIYRFDGFPVDLERYNAVYSDGILFDPNNPFSPFPANGELRAGDFSFVHDAPKRAQIEEVVTGLNANYVTAVGEIDFSLSYRSEDIDDRGFDIDNTNGPFLAGTQIDSNELVNAELRLSSPADRPFRYTIGASVYSEEESLILGSLVGPGGLDDFNFSPEQGLNSDDLGIFGSLSYTPASLPRLTGTVGIRYDRAKRETTQQAGELDLGFSVFVFDELALEDTFDAVLPRFALRYEPSDTLTLYASVAKGYLPGGFNLTAAQDGFQDDVIRYESEELWSYEAGVKWQEPAGKAFFAGAIFYIEADNYQEISALLDEAGNVVSTSFIGSDAAIESYGIEFEGSWQPIDRLQLTANFGWVEAQYTEFARGSAAQVVGNPVKLVPQYDANISARYAFGNGLFLRGEVNFIGETALDEGDRSGFTRGALDVQEAVEVFGLQLGYERDSWSLRLFAENLTDVRRISGGGFPNAFFPVDGQLFGAVDAPRVVGVELALSY; encoded by the coding sequence ATGAGGCGATCAGGAACATTAGTTGGGCTTGTGTGTAGCGGCATCTTAGGGGGCGTCGGCGCCGGCGCACAGGCGGTCGATGAGACGCCCGTGCTTGAGAACATCATCGTGACTGGGACCAAGCAGGACACGACGCTCCAGGATGCAGACGTGGCGGTGACGGTGATCGGCGAGCAAGCGCTGCGCGATGCGCGGGTGACTGATATCCGCCGTCTTGACGATCTCGCGCCTAACGTGCAGTTCAACGACTCTAGCCCCCTCGGAGCCGTGTACGTGTCCATTCGCGGCGTGGAGTCGAACCCGTTCATCGTCAATCGCGCAGCGGTGTACATCGATGGGATCCCGTTCCGGGAGCTCAGCAACTCGGTGCTCACGCAGCTGGAGTCGGTGGAGGTGCTGCGCGGTCCCCAGTCGACGCTATACGGTGCGAACACCGAGAGCGGCCTGATCCTTATCAATACCCGACCGCCCAGCGATCAGTTCGAATCGAACATCGCGGTCACTGGGAGCACCTTCGATACGGGGGAGGCCTTCCAGGCTGAGGGTTACTTAGGTGGGCCATTGGTCAAAGACGTGCTGGCGGGCTCCGTCGCTGCGCGCTACTCCGATCGTGATTACTTCCTCGAGAACATTGGTGCCACGCCTCAGGGGCCGGGACAGATCGACGAGCTCTTTGTGCAAGGCCGCCTGCGCTGGACACCCACGGACGCCTTCACCTTGAGAGCCACGGCCTACGTAATCGACACCGACGCCCCCGGGATCTATCGCTTCGACGGGTTCCCTGTCGATCTAGAACGCTACAACGCCGTGTACAGCGACGGGATACTCTTCGACCCGAATAACCCCTTCAGTCCCTTTCCCGCGAACGGGGAGCTGCGCGCGGGTGACTTCAGCTTCGTTCACGACGCCCCAAAGCGGGCGCAGATTGAAGAGGTCGTGACCGGGCTCAATGCAAACTACGTCACGGCCGTCGGCGAGATTGATTTCTCCCTGAGCTACCGCAGCGAGGATATCGACGACCGGGGCTTTGACATCGACAACACCAACGGCCCCTTCCTCGCGGGCACACAGATTGACTCGAACGAGCTGGTCAACGCGGAGCTTCGCCTCTCATCGCCTGCAGATCGGCCCTTCCGCTACACGATCGGCGCGTCCGTCTACAGCGAGGAGGAGAGCCTAATCCTCGGCTCGCTGGTCGGTCCAGGCGGCCTGGACGACTTCAACTTCTCGCCCGAGCAAGGGTTGAACAGCGATGATCTTGGTATTTTTGGCTCCTTGAGCTACACGCCCGCCAGCTTGCCGCGCCTCACCGGCACGGTAGGCATTCGCTACGATCGAGCCAAGCGTGAAACGACCCAACAAGCGGGTGAACTGGATCTTGGCTTCTCTGTTTTCGTCTTCGACGAGCTCGCCTTGGAGGATACATTCGACGCAGTGCTACCGCGCTTCGCGCTGCGCTACGAGCCGAGCGATACGCTCACGCTGTATGCAAGTGTCGCCAAGGGCTATCTGCCGGGAGGCTTCAACCTCACGGCCGCCCAGGACGGTTTTCAGGACGATGTGATTCGCTACGAGTCGGAGGAGCTGTGGAGCTACGAAGCGGGAGTGAAGTGGCAGGAGCCGGCCGGTAAGGCCTTCTTCGCGGGCGCGATCTTCTACATCGAAGCGGATAACTACCAGGAGATTTCGGCTCTCCTTGATGAGGCGGGCAACGTCGTTTCCACGTCCTTTATCGGCTCCGATGCCGCCATCGAGAGTTACGGAATCGAATTTGAGGGCAGCTGGCAACCGATCGATCGCCTACAGCTAACAGCGAACTTCGGCTGGGTAGAAGCACAGTACACGGAGTTCGCGCGCGGCAGTGCTGCCCAGGTCGTGGGCAATCCCGTGAAGCTCGTACCACAGTACGATGCCAACATCTCGGCCCGCTATGCGTTTGGCAATGGGCTGTTCCTTCGTGGGGAAGTGAATTTCATCGGCGAGACGGCGCTCGACGAGGGCGACCGCTCAGGGTTCACCCGGGGCGCCCTAGACGTGCAGGAGGCCGTTGAGGTCTTCGGTCTGCAGCTGGGTTACGAGCGCGACAGCTGGTCGCTTCGCCTATTTGCGGAGAATCTGACCGACGTGCGACGGATCAGCGGCGGCGGTTTCCCGAACGCGTTCTTCCCGGTGGACGGGCAGCTGTTCGGCGCGGTGGATGCGCCGCGGGTGGTGGGGGTCGAGCTCGCGCTTTCCTATTAG
- a CDS encoding AraC family transcriptional regulator: MPDRLEALAARFGSSFEQAEAASGTAWQSIREQGAVAHSDSVLPQGLHVAFGVADIETRSARCGGFRERAPILTALAVPAEGAHFTTRINRGVARSFGWHLGELDAALEDPSLAAITSAVSNKPIAVIRGATALRVASLLTPIDPWFQGHARQLAFQSRTLELLAVVSQELSTSPSSQAPDARPIDLQRAHRVRDAIEADLSKSHRLEELAGGNPSNIHQATRAFRRVFGESIGVYLARRRMEEAVRLIGEGASVKAAALLVGYTPNAFSTAFKRQYGFSPSRLFA, translated from the coding sequence ATGCCCGATAGACTAGAGGCCCTGGCCGCGCGCTTCGGTTCCAGCTTCGAGCAGGCTGAGGCCGCCTCGGGTACGGCGTGGCAATCGATTCGCGAGCAAGGCGCCGTCGCCCACAGCGATTCCGTGCTGCCCCAGGGCCTGCACGTGGCTTTCGGGGTGGCCGACATCGAGACCCGCAGTGCGCGTTGCGGCGGCTTCCGCGAGCGAGCGCCGATCCTCACGGCGTTGGCAGTGCCAGCCGAGGGTGCGCACTTCACCACCCGTATCAACCGGGGGGTGGCACGTTCTTTCGGCTGGCACCTAGGTGAATTGGACGCGGCCCTCGAAGACCCGTCGCTGGCGGCGATTACCTCTGCGGTCAGCAACAAGCCGATCGCCGTGATTCGCGGTGCTACCGCGCTTAGGGTGGCCTCCTTGCTAACGCCGATCGATCCCTGGTTTCAGGGCCACGCGCGCCAACTGGCATTCCAATCGCGGACGCTGGAGCTGCTTGCCGTAGTCTCCCAGGAGCTATCGACCTCCCCGTCGTCGCAGGCTCCGGATGCGCGACCCATCGATCTGCAGCGCGCCCACCGCGTTCGCGATGCGATCGAAGCCGATCTCAGTAAGTCCCATCGCTTGGAGGAGCTGGCAGGCGGCAACCCCTCCAATATCCATCAGGCCACGCGTGCTTTTCGCCGGGTGTTTGGCGAGAGCATCGGTGTCTACCTCGCCCGCCGGCGTATGGAGGAAGCCGTTCGCCTGATCGGCGAGGGCGCTAGCGTAAAGGCCGCGGCCTTGTTGGTCGGCTACACACCCAATGCTTTCTCAACCGCTTTCAAGCGCCAGTACGGATTCTCGCCGAGCCGCTTGTTCGCTTAG
- a CDS encoding FAD-dependent monooxygenase, with protein MSDRADVFISGGGIAGLMAALLFGRAGFQVICVDPVPPVTDREAPGADLRSTAFLQPARRTLEKAGIWPHVATYATPLQVMRLLDVSTSPPKCRDFDARDVSTQPFGWNLPNWLMRRELLNAIDDAPNVELRVGVGLAALREIDGSKQARVVDLSDGTAVQAPLVIGADGRDSPTRKAIGVQANRVPFGQKALAFAVTHPEPHQNVSTEVHDTGGPFTLVPLADVGDQHASAIVWMDRAEVAEAMMALDTAAFELAMTERSHQVQGPLKLASQRTIWPIITQLSERFFGPRVALVAEAAHVVPPIGAQGLNMSLADLAALCDLARTYGTEGLGSEQMLRRYHSARFADVAARLAGIFALNQASMLKLPLLRQARAHAMTGLHDLPPLRRTLMRLGLGAQPAR; from the coding sequence ATGAGCGATAGGGCTGATGTATTCATCTCGGGCGGCGGCATCGCTGGCCTCATGGCTGCGCTGCTGTTCGGCCGGGCAGGCTTCCAGGTCATCTGCGTCGATCCCGTGCCACCGGTCACCGACCGTGAGGCGCCAGGCGCCGATCTGCGCTCGACGGCGTTCCTGCAACCGGCTCGACGCACGCTCGAGAAAGCGGGCATTTGGCCCCACGTCGCCACCTACGCGACGCCCCTGCAAGTGATGCGCCTGCTCGATGTCAGCACCAGCCCGCCTAAGTGTCGTGATTTCGATGCTCGTGACGTTTCCACCCAGCCATTCGGCTGGAATCTGCCGAACTGGCTAATGCGACGAGAGCTGCTGAACGCCATCGACGACGCCCCTAACGTCGAGCTGCGCGTCGGGGTCGGCCTGGCAGCGCTGCGCGAGATCGACGGTAGCAAGCAGGCAAGGGTGGTGGATCTAAGCGACGGCACGGCGGTGCAGGCACCATTGGTCATCGGCGCCGACGGGCGAGACTCGCCCACCCGGAAGGCGATCGGCGTACAAGCCAATCGCGTGCCCTTCGGGCAAAAGGCCCTCGCCTTTGCCGTTACCCACCCCGAGCCGCACCAAAACGTATCGACGGAGGTGCACGATACGGGAGGACCGTTCACGTTGGTGCCTCTGGCCGATGTGGGCGATCAGCACGCCTCGGCGATCGTCTGGATGGATCGGGCCGAGGTGGCGGAGGCGATGATGGCGCTGGACACAGCTGCCTTCGAACTCGCCATGACCGAACGTTCTCATCAGGTACAGGGGCCGCTCAAGCTCGCGTCCCAGCGTACGATTTGGCCGATCATCACCCAACTATCGGAGCGCTTCTTCGGCCCTCGCGTTGCGCTCGTGGCCGAAGCCGCGCACGTCGTGCCGCCGATCGGTGCGCAGGGGCTGAATATGTCCCTTGCTGATCTCGCCGCCCTATGCGATCTAGCGCGCACCTACGGAACGGAAGGACTCGGCAGCGAACAGATGCTACGCCGCTACCATAGCGCGCGCTTTGCGGACGTGGCGGCGCGCCTCGCCGGTATCTTCGCCCTGAACCAGGCATCTATGCTGAAACTTCCGCTCCTTCGCCAGGCGCGCGCTCATGCGATGACGGGCCTGCACGATCTACCGCCCCTGCGCCGCACGCTGATGCGCCTAGGGCTAGGTGCACAGCCCGCGCGCTAA
- a CDS encoding flavodoxin domain-containing protein: MNISIMYGTESGNAESLADFLRKQLDDEHQIYVDDLANVDPSYLPTDQFYIFICSTFGDGELPSSAQPFAARLEKDQPDLSAIEFGIFGMGDSAFAGTFNFGPKLLTELLSTRGAKQVGERFEHDASGYVAMEDAIVPWAKEVLAAREAAS, translated from the coding sequence GTGAATATTTCAATCATGTACGGCACAGAATCCGGCAACGCCGAATCGCTGGCCGACTTCCTCCGTAAGCAGCTCGACGATGAGCACCAGATCTACGTGGACGATCTTGCGAACGTAGACCCGTCCTACCTGCCCACGGACCAGTTCTACATCTTCATTTGCTCGACCTTCGGCGACGGCGAGCTACCCTCCTCCGCGCAACCTTTCGCCGCCCGCCTGGAGAAGGACCAGCCGGACCTTTCAGCCATTGAGTTCGGCATCTTCGGCATGGGCGACAGTGCCTTCGCCGGCACCTTCAACTTCGGTCCCAAACTGCTGACGGAGCTGCTGAGCACGCGCGGCGCGAAGCAGGTAGGCGAGCGCTTCGAGCACGATGCATCCGGCTACGTCGCGATGGAAGACGCCATCGTGCCGTGGGCCAAGGAGGTGCTAGCCGCCCGTGAGGCGGCCAGCTGA
- the acsF gene encoding magnesium-protoporphyrin IX monomethyl ester (oxidative) cyclase, with product MKDVASAPIQHSADASSVEDALDAGNYRQAIIDSEAATAVAMQDTLLTPRFYTTDFDKLDAVDVTPVRHEWDPLIARMKSDPNRGHFKKNEDWDKVDWDGMEPRLKAEFIDFLISSCTAEFSGCVLYKEMKRRGTNEDITTLFQLMARDEARHAGFINDALREAGIAVNLGFLTEKKKYTHFQPKFIYYATYLSEKIGYARYITIFRHLQKHPEHRFHPIFKWFEQWCNDEFGHGEAFALLMKTDPKLTSGHNVLWIKFFITAVYATMFVRDHQRPVFHQALGVDTQWYAHSVFEKTSEISKQVFPVIVDIDHPRWLPGLKALQRASVDLAEAKEQGKLFKRIGASARAAAAFFSLLTIPAIRNEVPASTRLQPAY from the coding sequence ATGAAAGACGTTGCCTCCGCCCCGATCCAACACTCCGCTGACGCATCCAGCGTGGAGGACGCGCTCGACGCGGGTAACTACCGTCAGGCGATTATCGACAGTGAAGCCGCCACGGCAGTGGCGATGCAGGACACGCTGCTGACGCCGCGCTTCTACACCACGGACTTCGACAAGCTGGACGCCGTCGACGTTACGCCCGTGCGCCACGAGTGGGATCCGCTGATCGCGCGCATGAAGTCGGACCCCAATAGAGGCCACTTCAAGAAGAACGAAGACTGGGACAAGGTCGACTGGGACGGGATGGAGCCCCGCCTGAAGGCCGAGTTCATCGATTTCCTCATCTCCTCCTGCACCGCTGAGTTCTCAGGCTGCGTGCTCTACAAGGAGATGAAGCGCCGCGGCACCAACGAGGACATCACTACGCTCTTCCAGCTCATGGCGCGGGATGAAGCTCGCCATGCGGGGTTCATCAACGATGCGCTGCGCGAGGCGGGAATCGCCGTCAACCTTGGCTTCCTCACGGAGAAGAAGAAGTACACGCACTTCCAGCCGAAGTTCATCTACTACGCCACTTACCTATCAGAAAAGATCGGTTACGCCCGCTACATTACAATCTTCCGTCACCTGCAGAAGCACCCCGAGCACCGCTTCCATCCGATCTTCAAGTGGTTTGAGCAGTGGTGCAACGATGAGTTCGGCCACGGCGAGGCCTTCGCCCTGCTCATGAAGACCGATCCCAAGCTCACCAGCGGCCACAACGTGCTGTGGATCAAGTTCTTCATTACGGCGGTCTACGCCACGATGTTCGTGCGAGACCATCAGCGACCGGTCTTCCACCAGGCCCTAGGCGTCGACACGCAGTGGTACGCCCACTCGGTGTTCGAGAAGACCAGCGAGATTTCCAAGCAGGTCTTCCCGGTGATCGTGGATATCGATCATCCGCGCTGGCTGCCGGGCCTGAAGGCCCTGCAGCGTGCGAGCGTGGATCTGGCCGAGGCGAAGGAGCAAGGCAAGCTGTTTAAGCGCATCGGCGCGTCGGCACGGGCGGCGGCCGCCTTCTTCTCGCTCCTGACGATTCCGGCGATCCGCAACGAGGTGCCGGCCAGTACGCGCCTGCAGCCGGCGTACTGA
- a CDS encoding class I SAM-dependent methyltransferase: MSTTGHMERAMHTDWSGERGLKWRANLGAMEAMLAPVDAPLLRALQVDTPAAVADVGCGGGDTARRLAEDAPAGSRVDGFDISAELIEAANHRRRAQNSSRLSYQVADVAVTLADAPYDRLTSRFGVMFFEDPPAAFANLTRWLKPDGRFAFAVWGALADNPWIREVYETVAQLIELPPPLPDTPGPFRYADPMAFVSLLETAGFAGLKAEAWRGELAVGGGVAAQDAARFALGSFGVAQPLQSQPTLLARAEQTLTTRYQACQREGVVRAFASVHIVSGGLPDATRPSQRTAPL; encoded by the coding sequence ATGAGCACCACCGGGCACATGGAGCGAGCGATGCACACGGATTGGTCTGGTGAGCGCGGACTTAAATGGCGCGCAAACCTGGGGGCCATGGAGGCGATGCTCGCGCCTGTGGACGCCCCCCTGCTACGCGCCCTCCAGGTGGACACGCCAGCTGCCGTTGCGGATGTCGGCTGCGGTGGCGGCGATACCGCCCGCCGGCTCGCCGAGGATGCCCCGGCCGGCTCGCGGGTGGACGGCTTCGATATCTCAGCTGAGTTGATCGAGGCAGCCAACCACCGGCGACGAGCGCAGAACAGCAGTCGCTTGTCCTATCAGGTCGCGGATGTCGCCGTCACGCTAGCCGACGCCCCCTACGATCGGCTCACCTCGCGCTTCGGCGTGATGTTCTTCGAAGATCCCCCGGCCGCCTTCGCCAACCTCACCCGTTGGCTAAAACCGGACGGACGCTTTGCGTTTGCCGTGTGGGGAGCCTTGGCTGACAACCCTTGGATCCGGGAGGTCTACGAGACCGTCGCGCAGCTGATAGAGCTGCCGCCCCCCCTACCCGATACGCCCGGTCCGTTTCGATACGCCGACCCGATGGCCTTCGTGTCCTTGCTAGAGACCGCCGGCTTCGCGGGCTTGAAAGCCGAGGCCTGGCGCGGCGAACTCGCCGTTGGAGGCGGGGTAGCGGCGCAAGATGCTGCGCGATTTGCCCTAGGCTCCTTCGGCGTCGCCCAACCCCTGCAGAGCCAGCCAACGCTGCTCGCGCGCGCCGAACAGACCCTTACCACTCGCTACCAGGCCTGCCAGCGTGAGGGCGTGGTCCGCGCGTTCGCCTCGGTCCACATCGTCAGTGGCGGTTTACCAGACGCCACTCGCCCCTCACAACGGACAGCCCCCTTGTGA